The Celeribacter marinus genome window below encodes:
- a CDS encoding thioredoxin family protein, giving the protein MLKFARRTFIAASLAMLTVGPAVAQEMGDDGLHKAPWQRDTFKDLREDLAEASAEGKRLLVMIEQRGCIYCKKMHEEVYPDLEITQMIEDNFFVVQINMFGDVEVTDFDGETLSEKDMVSKWNVLFTPTNLYLPEEVGEGLSATQAAVASVPGAFGRLTTYNMMRWVLDHGYDGEEPFQKFHARNIPAQQDAGKLNVYE; this is encoded by the coding sequence ATGCTTAAATTCGCACGACGCACATTTATCGCCGCCAGCCTTGCAATGCTCACCGTTGGTCCGGCTGTGGCCCAAGAGATGGGCGATGACGGGCTACACAAGGCGCCATGGCAGCGCGACACGTTCAAAGACCTGCGTGAAGATCTCGCGGAGGCCAGTGCCGAGGGTAAGCGCCTACTGGTGATGATCGAACAACGCGGCTGTATTTACTGTAAAAAGATGCACGAAGAGGTCTATCCCGACCTCGAGATCACACAGATGATCGAGGACAATTTCTTTGTCGTCCAGATCAACATGTTTGGTGATGTCGAAGTGACGGATTTTGACGGCGAGACGCTTTCGGAGAAAGATATGGTCTCGAAATGGAATGTGTTGTTCACGCCAACGAATCTCTATCTCCCCGAAGAGGTGGGTGAGGGCCTGTCCGCGACCCAAGCGGCCGTGGCCAGCGTCCCCGGTGCCTTTGGTCGCCTCACAACCTACAACATGATGCGTTGGGTGCTTGATCATGGTTACGATGGGGAGGAGCCGTTCCAAAAGTTCCACGCCCGTAACATTCCGGCGCAACAAGATGCGGGGAAACTGAACGTTTACGAATAG
- a CDS encoding cytochrome c biogenesis CcdA family protein yields MLDVSFISAFLGGLVVFFSPCILPIVPFYLSYMAGVGMGEINSDGELAPGVRKRAIASSIMFSLGIITVFVLLGAAAFSLSQAFRSYQDAFRIGAALIVFVMGLHFLGVLKIGLLNRQFQVSGGDVTKMNVWSSYLIGLAFAAGWTPCVGGILTAVVFTASVEETATQGLILMLVFGIGMTLPFVIAAVFIKPFLAFASKFRRHLPKVEKLMGVFLILFALLIATNSVNLIAAWMLETFPAFTKIGSSGTL; encoded by the coding sequence CCTGCATCCTGCCTATCGTACCGTTTTACTTATCTTATATGGCCGGTGTTGGCATGGGGGAGATCAACTCGGACGGCGAATTGGCCCCGGGGGTGCGCAAGCGCGCGATTGCCTCATCCATCATGTTTTCGCTTGGTATTATTACCGTTTTTGTTCTGCTCGGCGCGGCGGCTTTTTCATTGTCGCAAGCGTTTCGCTCGTATCAGGACGCGTTTCGTATCGGAGCGGCGCTTATTGTATTCGTCATGGGCCTGCACTTTCTAGGCGTGCTTAAAATCGGCTTGTTGAACCGTCAGTTCCAAGTGAGCGGCGGAGATGTCACCAAGATGAATGTGTGGTCGTCCTACCTGATCGGATTGGCGTTTGCAGCGGGGTGGACGCCATGTGTGGGCGGCATTCTAACCGCAGTTGTGTTCACGGCATCGGTTGAGGAAACGGCGACACAGGGTTTGATTTTGATGTTGGTGTTTGGCATCGGCATGACCTTGCCGTTTGTGATCGCTGCGGTATTCATCAAGCCGTTTTTGGCGTTCGCGAGCAAGTTCCGCCGCCATTTGCCAAAGGTTGAAAAGCTGATGGGGGTCTTCCTCATTTTGTTCGCGCTGTTGATTGCAACGAATTCGGTCAACCTGATTGCGGCATGGATGTTGGAGACCTTCCCCGCCTTCACAAAAATTGGATCATCGGGCACGCTTTGA